From a single Candidatus Eisenbacteria bacterium genomic region:
- the larE gene encoding ATP-dependent sacrificial sulfur transferase LarE — translation MSARVRELEGWFREAESVLVAFSGGTDSALLARVAHDVLGERAAAVTGVSHSRSAADREWAEKVAREIGIRHRFVETGEWEDPRFLANDGERCYLCKRELFRLCAEKAREGGFRLVAEGSQVGDRDDHRPGFRAAVEAGVRSPFLEIGMDKREIRSLSRELGLPTWNRPTGACLATRIPPGTAITGERIARAEKAEAFLRGEGFGTVRVRLDGPNARIETGAVEIDRFADADLRLRIAARFREIGFERTSLDIEGYREKDGGV, via the coding sequence ATGTCCGCGAGGGTACGCGAGTTGGAGGGCTGGTTTCGCGAAGCGGAGTCGGTCTTGGTCGCCTTCTCGGGGGGGACGGACAGCGCGCTTCTCGCCCGTGTGGCGCACGATGTACTCGGCGAGCGCGCGGCGGCGGTCACCGGCGTTTCCCACTCCCGTTCCGCGGCGGACCGGGAGTGGGCGGAGAAGGTCGCGCGCGAGATCGGCATCCGCCATCGGTTCGTCGAAACCGGCGAATGGGAGGATCCCCGATTCCTCGCCAACGACGGGGAACGGTGTTACCTCTGTAAGCGGGAGCTCTTCCGGCTTTGCGCGGAGAAAGCGCGGGAGGGGGGTTTCCGCCTCGTGGCGGAGGGTTCGCAGGTCGGAGACCGCGACGATCACCGGCCCGGATTCCGAGCGGCGGTGGAAGCGGGTGTCCGTTCCCCCTTCCTGGAGATCGGGATGGACAAGCGGGAGATCCGGTCGCTCTCCCGCGAACTGGGTCTTCCGACATGGAACAGGCCCACGGGCGCTTGTCTCGCCACGAGGATTCCCCCGGGAACGGCGATCACGGGTGAGCGGATCGCCCGTGCGGAGAAGGCGGAGGCCTTTCTGCGCGGCGAGGGTTTCGGGACGGTGCGGGTCAGGCTCGACGGGCCGAACGCCCGAATCGAAACCGGCGCCGTCGAAATCGATCGATTCGCGGACGCGGACCTTCGCCTCCGGATCGCCGCGCGTTTTCGGGAGATCGGTTTCGAGAGAACCTCGCTCGACATCGAGGGGTACCGAGAGAAAGACGGAGGGGTGTAA
- a CDS encoding 6-carboxytetrahydropterin synthase, whose translation MRVSRSFPFEAAHRLEEYEGKCETLHGHTWRIEVTLEAPVGPDGLAFDFVVLEREVRKHVLAHLDHTYLNDVLPVPSAERVALWAWERLSHLPLAEIRIWETPDCVVSYDGSHGSGSKQDG comes from the coding sequence ATGCGCGTTTCCCGATCCTTCCCTTTCGAGGCGGCCCACCGCCTGGAAGAATACGAGGGGAAATGCGAAACCCTCCACGGGCATACCTGGCGGATCGAAGTGACCTTGGAAGCTCCGGTCGGCCCGGACGGCCTCGCTTTCGATTTCGTCGTACTGGAGCGGGAGGTGCGGAAACACGTTCTCGCGCACCTCGACCATACATACTTAAATGACGTGCTGCCCGTCCCGTCCGCGGAGAGGGTGGCGCTCTGGGCTTGGGAGCGGCTCTCCCATCTGCCCTTGGCGGAGATCCGAATATGGGAAACCCCGGATTGTGTCGTGAGCTATGACGGATCGCACGGAAGCGGATCGAAACAGGACGGATGA
- the folE gene encoding GTP cyclohydrolase I FolE codes for MMHHEDEPGARGVPTEEQIRDLLRGIGENPDREGLVRTPRRVIEAFRFLTSGYDMTAEEVVNGAIFEESDVDEMVMIRGIEMYSLCEHHLLPFYGKCHVAYIPNGRVIGLSKIPRIVEVYSRRLQLQERLTNQIAEAVQRILKPRGVAVVIDAIHLCMAMRGVEKQSAFTKTSALLGGFRNQPQTRAEFFSLLRENQG; via the coding sequence ATGATGCATCACGAGGATGAGCCCGGCGCCCGCGGAGTTCCCACGGAGGAGCAGATCCGCGACCTTCTCCGCGGCATCGGCGAGAACCCCGACAGGGAGGGGCTCGTTCGGACGCCGAGGAGGGTGATCGAGGCGTTCCGTTTTCTCACCAGCGGCTACGACATGACGGCGGAGGAAGTGGTCAACGGAGCGATCTTCGAGGAGAGCGACGTCGACGAGATGGTGATGATCCGCGGGATCGAGATGTACAGTCTCTGCGAACATCACCTGCTCCCCTTCTACGGCAAGTGCCACGTCGCTTACATTCCGAACGGAAGGGTGATCGGCCTCTCCAAGATTCCCCGGATCGTGGAGGTCTATTCGCGGCGCCTGCAGCTCCAGGAGCGTCTCACCAACCAAATCGCCGAGGCGGTGCAGAGGATTCTGAAACCGCGGGGGGTGGCGGTGGTGATCGACGCGATCCATCTCTGCATGGCGATGCGCGGCGTGGAAAAGCAGAGCGCTTTCACCAAAACGAGCGCCCTCCTCGGCGGTTTCCGAAACCAGCCGCAGACGCGGGCGGAGTTCTTCTCTCTTCTCCGCGAAAACCAGGGATAG
- a CDS encoding DUF116 domain-containing protein translates to MGGIREKVRRSRDYLGNAWEEWDGDLTRYDWKVDTPKGTFLLLFALFWIAAVGVLWLAWYLILPRLQSFHPRAPLLSGLLFLVGGATVVLVSLSVILSVLTNRNLLVTRLALFMLILAAKPMARIAGRFGLSQDRVWNSFLKIHNLLVRFIDGERRTDKILVLLPRCLAGDARKRLTAIAERYRCLLYTAGGGSEALAKVRSVQPRAIVAVACERDLISGIRDVGTNIPVLAIPNIRDNGPCRITHVDSEEFERAVRFFTEGTAPAEAEPATANPV, encoded by the coding sequence ATGGGCGGAATCCGGGAAAAGGTACGACGCTCCCGCGACTATCTGGGAAACGCCTGGGAGGAATGGGACGGCGATCTCACGCGCTACGACTGGAAGGTGGACACCCCGAAGGGTACTTTTCTGCTTCTGTTCGCCCTCTTCTGGATCGCCGCGGTCGGCGTTCTTTGGCTCGCCTGGTATCTGATCCTTCCACGCCTACAGTCTTTTCACCCCCGGGCGCCGTTGCTCTCCGGTCTTCTCTTTCTGGTCGGCGGCGCGACGGTGGTGCTCGTCAGCCTCTCGGTGATCCTGAGCGTCCTCACGAACCGGAACCTGTTGGTCACCCGCCTCGCCCTCTTCATGTTGATCCTGGCGGCCAAGCCGATGGCGCGCATCGCCGGGCGTTTCGGCCTCTCCCAGGACCGCGTGTGGAACTCCTTCCTCAAGATCCACAATCTGCTGGTCCGTTTCATCGACGGCGAAAGGCGAACCGACAAGATCCTGGTTCTCCTGCCGCGCTGTCTCGCCGGCGACGCCCGCAAGAGACTGACGGCAATCGCCGAGCGTTACCGCTGCCTTCTCTACACCGCCGGCGGCGGATCGGAGGCGCTCGCAAAGGTGCGCAGCGTGCAGCCCCGTGCGATCGTCGCCGTCGCCTGCGAGAGGGACCTCATCTCCGGCATCCGGGACGTGGGAACGAACATCCCGGTGCTCGCCATCCCCAACATCCGGGACAACGGCCCCTGCCGGATCACACACGTGGATTCGGAGGAGTTCGAGAGGGCGGTCCGCTTCTTCACCGAAGGGACCGCGCCTGCCGAGGCGGAACCGGCGACGGCGAACCCGGTCTGA
- a CDS encoding DJ-1/PfpI family protein, producing MTDRTEADRNRTDDRLRDEVIRTHMGAYERRYQRRWGKEPPNRSLPRVALIHDAPADDGENPLRNILGSGGAAVEEWRSGGEPIRIETPFRALVVSAAEIGGESELDHFRRFLRRAIGRSTLIAGLGPGVLLLAREGFLGGRRASGAPDHKEFLAAHNVHWADASVVRDGPFLTCRDPESASDLADELMEMIRTAGEEG from the coding sequence ATGACGGATCGCACGGAAGCGGATCGAAACAGGACGGATGATCGTCTCCGGGACGAGGTGATCCGGACCCACATGGGCGCTTATGAGCGCCGTTACCAGCGACGCTGGGGGAAGGAACCGCCGAACCGGTCCCTCCCCCGGGTGGCGCTCATCCATGACGCGCCGGCGGATGACGGTGAGAATCCTCTTCGGAACATCCTCGGATCCGGTGGCGCGGCGGTGGAGGAATGGCGCTCCGGCGGCGAGCCGATTCGGATCGAGACTCCTTTCCGGGCTCTGGTGGTGTCCGCCGCCGAGATCGGGGGGGAGAGCGAGCTGGACCATTTCCGCCGGTTCCTCCGGCGGGCCATCGGCCGCTCCACGCTGATCGCCGGTCTCGGCCCGGGCGTGCTCCTTCTCGCCCGGGAGGGCTTTCTGGGCGGGCGGCGGGCGTCCGGCGCCCCGGATCACAAAGAGTTCCTGGCCGCGCACAATGTGCACTGGGCGGACGCCTCGGTGGTCCGCGACGGACCCTTTCTCACCTGCCGGGATCCGGAGTCGGCGAGCGATCTCGCGGACGAGCTGATGGAGATGATCCGGACCGCCGGCGAGGAGGGATGA